From Pongo pygmaeus isolate AG05252 chromosome 2, NHGRI_mPonPyg2-v2.0_pri, whole genome shotgun sequence, a single genomic window includes:
- the LOC129034145 gene encoding LOW QUALITY PROTEIN: inactive rhomboid protein 1-like (The sequence of the model RefSeq protein was modified relative to this genomic sequence to represent the inferred CDS: deleted 1 base in 1 codon; substituted 2 bases at 2 genomic stop codons) produces the protein MLHILFHCYVNFHCGKRELVAKMSFHAAAALMKGCPVRDGTLRQAQRRSFTPASFLAEDTNLPDELDTSFFAQEGILHEELSIYPDEVFESPSEAALKDWEKAPEQEYLTGGALDRSELERSHPMLPLERGWRKQKEDTVASQPKVRLRQEMVSTAGPPRNQRIAMPVRKLFAREKRLYGLSMVGPLTNHTYHKHIDSFVKRQIEDMDSHRPFFTYWLTFVHSLVTILALCIYGIMPVGFSQHETVDSVLWNHWVYENVKYVQQENFWIGPSSEALIHLDAKFSPCVCQDPQVHSFIRAGRXREKHSACCMHSNRLGCLQTSEEECSFMLAMWVKWPIHSSAPELASHKSQFGSVCHQDPRVCDEPSWEDPHEWPEDITKWPICTKKTSGNNTNLPHKDCVITGRPCCIGTKGKCEITSREHCDFMRGYFHEEATLCSQVHCMDDVCGLPPFLNPEVPDHFYCLWLSLFLHTRILHCLVSICFQMTVLRDLEKLAGWHRIAIIYLLSGVTGNRASVIFLLYRAEVVPSGSQFGILACLFVELFQSWQILERPWHAFFKLLAVVLFLFTFGLLPWIDSFAHISGFISGLFLSFTFXPYMSFGKFNLYQKCCQIIIFQMVFLGLLAGLVVLFSFYPVCCEWCEFLTCIPFTDKFCEKYELDAQLHQAGCWLQGPCAPAGQSQT, from the exons ATGttacacattctttttcattgttatGTAAACTTCCATTGCGGGAAGCGGGAGTTGGTGGCCAAGATGAGCTTCCATGCAGCGGCAGCACTGATGAAAGGCTGCCCGGTTAGGGATGGCACCTTGCGCCAGGCACAGCGTCGAAGCTTCACTCCAGCCAGCTTTCTGGCAGAGGACACGAATTTGCCTGATGAGCTGGACACATCCTTCTTTGCCCAGGAAGGTATCCTCCATGAAGAGCTGTCCATATACCCGGACGAAGTTTTTGAGTCCCCATCAGAGGCAGCACTCAAGGACTGGGAGAAGGCACCAGAGCAGGAGTACCTCACTGGAGGGGCCCTGGACCGCAGTGAGCTTGAGCGCAGCCACCCGATGCTGCCTTTGGAGCGAGGCTGGCGGAAGCAGAAGGAAGACACCGTAGCCTCGCAGCCCAAGGTGCGGCTGCGACAGGAGATGGTGAGCACCGCGGGGCCGCCGCGGAACCAGCGCATCGCGATGCCTGTGCGCAAGCTCTTCGCCCGGGAGAAGCGGTTGTATGGGCTGAGCATGGTAGGACCGCTCACCAACCACACCTACCACAAGCACATCGACAGCTTCGTCAAGCGACAGATTGAGGACATGGACAGCCACAGGCCCTTCTTCACCTACTGGCTCACCTTCGTGCACTCGCTCGTCACCATTCTAGCCTTGTGCATCTATGGCATCATGCCCGTGGGCTTCTCACAGCATGAAACGGTGGACTCGGTGCTGTGGAACCACTGGGTCTACGAGAACGTCAAGTACGTGCAGCAGGAGAACTTCTGGATCGGGCCCAGCTCGGAGGCCCTCATCCACCTGGACGCCAAGTTTTCGCCCTGCGTATGCCAGGATCCGCAGGTGCACAGCTTCATTCGCGCAGGGCGCTAGCGGGAGAAGCACTCGGCCTGCTGCATGCATAGCAACAGGTTGGGCTGCCTGCAGACCTCGGAGGAGGAGTGCTCGTTCATGCTGGCAATGTGGGTGAAGTGGCCCATCCATTCCAGCGCCCCAGAGCTTGCCAGCCACAAGAGTCAGTTTGGCTCTGTCTGCCACCAGGATCCCAGGGTATGTGATGAGCCCTCCTGGGAAGACCCCCATGAGTGGCCAGAAGACATCACCAAGTGGCCGATCTGCACCAAAAAAACA TCTGGGAACAATACCAACCTTCCCCACAAGGACTGTGTCATCACAGGACGGCCCTGCTGCATTGGCACCAAGGGCAAGTGTGAGATCACCTCCCGGGAGCACTGTGACTTCATGAGGGGCTATTTCCATGAGGAGGCCACGCTCTGCTCTCAGGTGCACTGCATGGATGATGTATGTGGGCTCCCGCCTTTCCTCAACCCTGAGGTGCCTGACCATTTCTACTGCCTGTGGCTGTCCCTCTTCCTGCACACCAGGATCCTGCACTGCCTGGTGTCCATCTGCTTCCAGATGACCGTCCTGCGGGACCTGGAGAAGCTGGCAGGGTGGCACCGCATAGCCATCATCTACCTGCTGAGTGGTGTCACTGGCAACCGGGCCAGTGTCATCTTCCTGCTGTACCGAGCAGAGGTGGTTCCGTCTGGCTCTCAGTTTGGCATCCTGGCCTGCCTCTTCGTGGAGCTCTTCCAGAGCTGGCAGATCCTGGAGCGGCCCTGGCATGCCTTCTTCAAGCTGCTGGCTGTGGTGCTCTTCCTCTTCACCTTTGGGCTGCTGCCCTGGATCGACAGCTTTGCCCACATTTCGGGGTTCATCAGtggcctcttcctctccttcaccTTCTAGCCCTACATGAGCTTCGGCAAGTTCAATCTGTACCAGAAATGCTGCCAGATCATCATCTTTCAGATGGTCTTTCTGGGCCTCCTGGCTGGCCTGGTGGTCCTCTTCTCCTTCTATCCTGTCTGCTGTGAGTGGTGTGAGTTCCTCACCTGCATCCCCTTCACTGACAAGTTCTGCGAGAAGTACGAACTGGACGCTCAGCTCCACCAAGCTGGCTGCTGGCTCCAGGGACCATGCGCTCCAGCAGGCCAGAGCCAGACATGA